One genomic segment of Acidimicrobiia bacterium includes these proteins:
- a CDS encoding ATP-binding cassette domain-containing protein, protein MSQIICESIVVTKGEFPAICDATFHIEGPGACFIVVTGENGSGKTTLLKSIAGINPITRGKMTVNDTDVKKNVIDLKRTATYIGHEFNYLNQFKVLEHLELNQKLDLHSRTNVKEIEGFKILSISEALDFCRLSKRKNLFIEDLSVGQQRRLQLACAFMRSTDLVLIDEPHAGLDANSKDVFDELFGQQFISGRSLIIATHDAKRILHLATDFLEIKNGVVNHVKNVQDI, encoded by the coding sequence GTGAGTCAAATAATTTGTGAAAGTATTGTAGTTACAAAAGGGGAATTCCCAGCAATATGTGATGCAACTTTCCATATTGAAGGACCGGGCGCTTGTTTTATTGTCGTAACAGGAGAAAATGGGTCAGGAAAAACAACATTGCTAAAATCAATAGCAGGCATTAACCCTATTACTCGAGGGAAAATGACTGTTAATGATACTGATGTTAAGAAAAATGTTATTGACCTAAAGAGGACCGCTACTTACATAGGTCATGAATTTAATTATCTTAACCAGTTCAAAGTACTAGAACATTTAGAGCTCAACCAAAAACTTGATTTGCATTCTAGAACTAATGTGAAAGAAATAGAAGGCTTTAAAATATTATCCATATCGGAAGCATTAGATTTTTGTCGACTATCAAAAAGAAAAAACCTGTTCATTGAAGATTTGAGTGTAGGGCAACAAAGACGTTTACAGCTTGCATGTGCCTTTATGCGTTCTACAGATCTGGTCTTAATAGATGAGCCACATGCTGGTTTAGATGCGAATTCAAAGGATGTATTCGATGAATTATTTGGACAACAATTCATATCAGGTCGCTCATTGATCATTGCTACACATGATGCTAAAAGGATCTTGCATTTAGCAACAGATTTTTTAGAGATAAAAAATGGTGTTGTAAATCACGTTAAGAATGTGCAGGACATATGA
- a CDS encoding heme exporter protein CcmB yields MITIVLSVLKSQIRNKSLAFRTFPFVVLILFIFAFAFDPDSGLIEKVSPGLFWLSILFGSTFVFTSQMENKSESKFFSSYGIDPVTIFFARIMINIVVIFVLAIFSGIITIILYSPPIANIGLLLLVITSTTIALSSVGAIYTPLVARAKDSGQLLSLLVIPVLIPVFISAIKATEIIFSISLGNVWPWIGLTTIFSALYLSAGALAASSIYD; encoded by the coding sequence ATGATAACGATTGTACTTTCTGTATTAAAATCTCAAATACGTAATAAATCATTAGCATTTAGGACATTCCCATTTGTCGTACTTATTTTATTCATTTTTGCATTCGCTTTTGATCCTGATTCGGGTTTGATTGAAAAAGTTTCACCAGGATTATTTTGGTTGAGCATACTTTTCGGTTCGACCTTTGTATTCACTTCTCAAATGGAAAATAAAAGTGAATCAAAATTTTTCTCATCTTACGGGATTGATCCTGTGACAATATTTTTTGCCAGAATAATGATAAATATTGTCGTAATATTTGTTTTAGCGATATTTAGCGGGATTATCACTATCATTTTATATTCTCCGCCAATTGCGAATATAGGATTATTATTGCTGGTGATAACATCAACAACTATTGCACTAAGTTCAGTTGGTGCTATTTATACACCTTTAGTGGCACGAGCAAAAGATTCAGGACAGCTCCTATCCCTACTAGTTATACCAGTATTAATACCAGTATTTATAAGTGCAATTAAAGCAACAGAAATAATATTTAGCATAAGTTTAGGCAATGTGTGGCCGTGGATTGGCCTAACTACCATCTTCTCAGCTTTATATTTATCGGCTGGCGCATTGGCTGCTTCCTCGATATATGATTAA